The following proteins are encoded in a genomic region of Ornithodoros turicata isolate Travis chromosome 6, ASM3712646v1, whole genome shotgun sequence:
- the LOC135398588 gene encoding uncharacterized protein K02A2.6-like, with protein sequence MQTHGVKHTKTPPYHPSSNGAAERLVQTTKKTLRKQVLQDHNSGQVRPISERIDSFLMAYRNTPSTVTGKTPAELFLKRTPRTILSLLKPSFLDDMRNNQGIDHQKSLHRRKPRFFSEGQPVYVKTVRGEGIAWEEGTTVSVVSPVTFVVNVNEQDRFVHSDHLRCRSVFPQTFAKHKVPVTSTRAPSPSAQQPPDVADIHRRDIPSTPPPDKQAATPEKTRNPSTPLSQRSPSGQPATQDAGNDQLGFPSTSATTPQHETPVIRTSSRVSRLPDRYQAPDFRK encoded by the coding sequence ATGCAAACTCACGGGGTGAAACACACCAAGACGCCACCATACCACCCGTCATCTAACGGTGCCGCGGAGCGCCTGGTACAGACGACAAAGAAGACACTACGAAAGCAAGTCCTTCAGGACCACAACTCTGGTCAGGTTAGACCAATCTCTGAACGTATCGACAGCTTCCTCATGGCGTACAGGAATACGCCGTCTACAGTAACTGGTAAGACACCAGCCGAACTTTTTCTAAAACGTACACCACGTACTATATTATCGCTACTTAAACCAAGCTTCCTAGATGATATGCGCAACAATCAAGGCATTGATCACCAGAAAAGTTTGCATCGCCGCAAGCCCAGATTTTTCAGTGAGGGACAACCAGTCTACGTTAAGACCGTACGAGGAGAAGGTATCGCCTGGGAAGAAGGGACAACTGTGAGTGTGGTTAGCCCTGTGACGTTTGTGGTGAACGTAAACGAACAGGACCGGTTTGTGCATAGTGATCATCTGCGATGTCGATCAGTGTTTCCACAGACCTTTGCGAAGCATAAGGTGCCAGTGACAAGTACCAGGGCTCCGAGTCCATCTGCCCAGCAGCCGCCGGATGTAGCTGACATCCACCGTCGCGATATTCCGTCTACCCCGCCTCCGGACAAGCAGGCTGCGACCCCGGAAAAGACCCGGAACCCCTCCACTCCGCTTTCTCAGAGGTCACCCAGTGGACAGCCTGCAACGCAAGACGCTGGGAACGATCAACTTGGATTCCCCTCCACATCAGCTACGACGCCGCAACACGAGACACCAGTCATCCGCACAAGTTCCCGCGTTTCAAGACTTCCCGACCGCTACCAAGCACCAGacttcagaaaatga
- the LOC135398587 gene encoding uncharacterized protein K02A2.6-like, whose protein sequence is MSARVGRLLEFDQSHDNFNSYMERFEHYVTANDISEDKKKATFLTVIGAKTYEVLKNLVVPDVPRNKSYRELKGLLEEHYSPKSSIIAERCKFNRRCQEAHESVEDFTLALKELARKCEFDSFLNDALRDRPVAGLKCEETQRALFAMDDLTFEKACKTARDKEQAAKQTSQMHQRFPPDVNMVRLDSTKTANAQCQRKTGKAQKCYRCGKFHDPNQCWYKEYRCSSCSKVGHLKKMCRCSNNRRRNVKKVDCVEESVETESSDDAFMVYSVTAKAKGYSVIVSTEGQPVSMIVDTGASVSIMPKQLYEEGFKKLPCQQTEVVLRTYAGGKLTVVGKLHVNVQYEGQSKILPIVVVVDCGEDLPLLLGRDWLQTLKLNWNGFLHYASKNPAVIELQTLKDKYSSVFRMSLGVVRNFEAQVVVKEASRPVFCKARAVPFALREQVIKELDSLEKEGILKRVSHGEWATPLVCVPKKNGQGLRLCGDYKITINPVLKTDHYTLPHPEELFAKLVGGNVFCVLDLAAAYQQVKLSLASKKLLTVNTPLGLFEYQRLPFGISSAPAIFQALMDQVLKDIPKVGCYIDDVIIAGKDLVDCKKTLEEVLLKLQEHGLTIKEKKCQFFRSSVTYLGHQITSQGIFPTDTKTKAIVEAPEPCNKTELQAYLGLLNFYGRFLRNVSTVAAPLYELLKKDQPWRWTPACKRAFEDTKQLLVKSKCLVYYDVRKPLGLICDASAYGVGAIIFHIMSEGSETPIAFASRTLTVSEKNYAQCEKEALAIIFGLKRFHRYLYGRHFVIYTDHQPLLGILAANKAIAALAAARIQRWALTLSAYSYALRYRKCHDMQAADALSRLPLASQKCDPPPECLAFFNVSPITAKDIAEATKRDKIISRVADYTLNGWAASFDEQYRPFFARRDELSLEQGCVTWGTRVVVPEQLRPAVLAILHEEHPGVNRMKMLARNFVWWPGLDSQVEEQVRKCRICQAVQAGVPTVPHQPWTYPARIWQRIHLDFATHTSVNLLVVIDSYSKWVEVFSMKSTTTTATIARLRKLFSAYGYPEEIVSDNGPQFT, encoded by the coding sequence ATGTCGGCCAGGGTAGGAAGATTGCTCGAGTTTGACCAGTCTCACGACAACTTTAACTCCTACATGGAACGATTTGAGCATTATGTGACAGCAAATGATATTTCAgaagacaaaaagaaagcaACGTTCCTCACAGTGATAGGTGCAAAGACATATGAAGTCCTAAAGAACTTAGTCGTTCCGGACGTGCCAAGGAATAAATCCTACCGGGAGCTAAAAGGCCTCTTGGAAGAGCACTATAGTCCAAAATCGTCTATAATTGCAGAACGCTGCAAGTTTAATCGACGTTGCCAGGAAGCGCATGAGAGCGTTGAAGACTTCACATTAGCCCTAAAAGAACTCGCCAGAAAGTGTGAGTTCGATTCGTTTCTGAACGACGCATTGCGTGATAGACCAGTTGCCGGCTTGAAGTGCGAAGAAACGCAAAGAGCACTTTTTGCCATGGACGACTTAACGTTTGAAAAGGCTTGTAAGACGGCACGAGATAAGGAACAGGCCGCAAAACAGACCAGCCAAATGCACCAGCGATTCCCGCCAGACGTGAACATGGTTAGATTAGATAGCACGAAGACAGCGAACGCACAGTGCCAGAGAAAAACTGGTAAAGCACAAAAGTGTTACCGATGCGGTAAATTCCACGACCCAAATCAGTGTTGGTACAAGGAATATCGCTGTTCGTCATGCTCAAAAGTTGGACACTTGAAGAAAATGTGTCGGTGCAGCAACAATCGGCGGAGAAATGTGAAAAAGGTCGATTGTGTAGAAGAAAGCGTTGAAACCGAGTCAAGTGATGACGCCTTCATGGTATATTCTGTGACCGCTAAAGCTAAGGGATATAGTGTCATCGTCTCAACCGAGGGACAGCCTGTTTCCATGATAGTAGATACAGGAGCATCTGTATCGATTATGCCAAAGCAACTCTACGAAGAGGGATTCAAAAAGCTGCCGTGCCAGCAAACTGAAGTAGTACTGCGAACCTACGCAGGGGGCAAACTGACAGTCGTCGGAAAGCTTCACGTCAACGTGCAGTACGAAGGACAGAGCAAAATACTCCCTATCGTTGTCGTTGTCGACTGCGGCGAAGACCTCCCATTGCTTCTTGGAAGGGATTGGCTGCAAACACTAAAACTCAACTGGAATGGGTTTCTTCACTACGCATCAAAAAACCCTGCAGTCATCGAGTTGCAAACACTTAAGGACAAATACAGCAGTGTATTTCGTATGTCGCTCGGCGTAGTTCGTAACTTCGAGGCACAGGTCGTGGTCAAAGAAGCTTCGCGACCGGTGTTCTGTAAAGCcagggcagttccatttgcgcTGCGCGAGCAAGTCATCAAGGAGCTTGATTCTTTAGAAAAGGAAGGGATCCTGAAGCGTGTATCTCACGGTGAGTGGGCCACACCACTTGTTTGTGTGCCGAAGAAGAACGGGCAAGGCCTTCGATTATGTGGCGATTACAAAATCACCATAAACCCTGTATTGAAGACGGACCATTACACGTTGCCACATCCCGAGGAACTATTCGCCAAACTTGTAGGAGGCAACGTGTTTTGCGTGCTGGACCTCGCAGCGGCTTACCAACAAGTAAAGTTGAGTCTGGCGTCGAAGAAACTACTGACGGTCAACACTCCTCTAGGCCTGTTCGAATACCAACGGCTTCCATTTGGGATATCCAGCGCGCCAGCGATTTTTCAGGCCCTCATGGACCAAGTACTAAAAGACATTCCTAAAGTCGGATGCTATATCGATGACGTGATCATCGCAGGGAAAGACTTGGTCGATTGCAAGAAGACGCTGGAAGAAGTGCTATTGAAACTTCAGGAACACGGTCTAACGATAAAGGAGAAAAAGTGTCAGTTCTTCCGGTCGTCTGTGACGTACCTCGGGCACCAGATCACTAGCCAAGGCATCTTCCCGACAGACACGAAGACGAAGGCAATCGTCGAAGCACCGGAGCCTTGCAACAAGACAGAACTTCAGGCGTACTTGGGCCTACTAAATTTCTACGGAAGATTCCTCAGAAATGTATCTACGGTCGCGGCACCTCTCTACGAGCTCCTAAAAAAGGACCAGCCATGGAGGTGGACACCAGCGTGCAAGAGAGCATTCGAAGACACAAAACAGCTTCTCGTGAAAAGCAAATGCCTCGTCTACTACGACGTTCGCAAACCGCTTGGACTAATTTGCGACGCGTCAGCCTACGGCGTGGGAGCCATTATTTTCCACATCATGAGCGAGGGCAGCGAAACACCAATCGCCTTTGCGTCCCGCACGTTGACAGTCTCCGAGAAGAACTACGCACAGTGCGAAAAAGAAGCACTTGCTATTATTTTTGGACTCAAACGTTTCCATCGCTACTTATATGGAAGACATTTTGTAATTTATACCGACCACCAACCGTTACTTGGAATTCTCGCGGCAAACAAGGCGATCGCAGCTTTAGCAGCGGCAAGGATACAGCGCTGGGCGCTCACGCTTTCTGCTTACTCATATGCTCTGCGATATCGTAAATGTCACGACATGCAAGCCGCAGACGCATTATCTCGGCTTCCCCTAGCAAGTCAAAAGTGCGACCCCCCACCAGAATGTCTAGCATTCTTCAACGTCTCCCCAATCACCGCAAAAGATATCGCGGAAGCTACGAAACGTGATAAGATCATCAGTCGTGTCGCGGACTACACGCTGAACGGATGGGCCGCATCGTTTGATGAACAGTATCGACCGTTCTTCGCACGGCGAGACGAATTGTCATTGGAGCAAGGGTGTGTTACTTGGGGGACACGTGTCGTCGTTCCCGAACAGCTTCGGCCAGCGGTTTTGGCCATACTTCACGAGGAGCACCCAGGCGTTAACCGAATGAAAATGTTGGCCAGGAACTTCGTATGGTGGCCAGGTCTCGACAGCCAAGTCGAAGAGCAAGTTCGTAAATGTCGAATTTGTCAGGCTGTTCAAGCTGGCGTGCCGACAGTTCCGCATCAGCCATGGACATACCCAGCCAGGATTTGGCAAAGGATTCATCTAGATTTCGCAACACACACTTCGGTCAACCTTTTAGTTGTCATCGACTCGTATTCAAAATGGGTCGAGGTTTTTAGCATGAAGTCGACCACTACCACAGCAACAATTGCAAGGCTACGGAAGCTTTTCTCAGCCTACGGCTATCCTGAAGAAATTGTAAGTGATAATGGACCACAATTTACCTAG